GAAGATCAGGGCGAACGCCATGATGCCCAGCAGCGCGTACAAACCGACTTTCTGCACGGGTCGCACTCTAGCGCGGGGCCCTCATGAGAGTGATGGGGCGCAGGTGGGATCAGGGGGAAAGCGGCGCTAGGCTGGGCGGCATGATCGATTCGCACACGCACCTCGACTACATCGACGATCCGGCGGGGACGCGCGGCGAGCTGGGCCTGAGTGCCATGGTCTGCATCGGCGCGAGCCCCGAGCACGCGCGGAACGCGGTGGCGCTGGCCGAGCAGTTCGGGGACGTGTACGCGACGGTGGGCCTGCACCCGACAGACACGGACGAGGACAGCCCGGAGGCCCGCGCGCAGATCGAGGCCCTGCTGACCCACCCGCGCGTGGTCGGGATCGGCGAGAGCGGCCTGGACGACTACTGGGACGACACGAAACGCGCCGCGCAGGTGTCGGCGTTCGAGTGGCAGCTGGACCTCGCGCGGCGCAGCGGGAAGGTGCTGGTCATTCACACGCGGGACAAGGCCGGGCAGGACAGCGCGCACCGGGGCGTGATGGACGTGCTGCGCGCGTGGCCGGACGTGCCGGTGATCCTCCACTGCTTCAGCGGTCACGCTGAGTTGCTGCGCTTCGGCCTGGAGCGGGGTGAGCACACGTACTTCGGCTTCGCGGGGAACACGACGTACAAGAACGCGCAGGAGATCCAGGCGGCGGCCCGGGACCTGCCCCTGACGCGGATGCTGCTGGAGACCGACGCGCCCTTCCTCGCGCCCGTGCCCAAACGCGGCAAACCCAACCGGCCCGGTTACGTGCGGCACACACTGGAGTTCATCGCGGCCCTGCGCGGCCTGAGTCCGGAGGAACTGGAGGCCGCGACCGACGCGAACACCCGCCGCGCCTACGGGCTGCCGGAGGCCTGACGGACAGGCACGATACCTCGACTTGAGATGCATCCAAACCAGAGGTATCGTGCAGACATGAACGCCCGCGAGCAACTCCGCCTGCTCATCCTGGCCGTCCTCGACCGCCAGCCGGAACACGGCTACGCCATCGCCCAGGCCATCAACACCCGCAGCGAAGGCCTGCTGCGCGCCCGCGAAGGCACCCTCTACCCCGCCCTGCACGCCCTCGAAGCTGAAGGGCTCATCGAGAGCAGCGAACACGAGGTCGCCGGCCGCACCCGCCGCGAATACCGCCTGACCGAGAAAGGCCGCGCCGCGCTGACCCGCACCCGCCGCGACTGGCAGGCCCAGGTCGGCGCCGTGCAGGCCGTGCTGGGAGGAGGGTCGTGAACGCCGCACTCTGGCTCACGCGGGCCACGCAGGACCTCCCGGCGGGCGTCACGGCCCGCGTGCGCCGCGACACGCTGGAACACCTGCACGACGCGGCCCTGCCGGAACACGCCGACGTGAAGGCCGTGCTGGGCAACCCGGAAAGGGTGAACGACGACCTGAAACGCCTGTACCTCACGGTCCACGAGTTCCACCGGCTGGGCAGGACTCCGCCCCCCTGGCAGGGCTGGCTGCGGGTCGCCGCGCTGCTGGCCGGGGCGACGTTCCTGCTGCTCGAACCCCGCTCACCGCTGGCCGGCCAGGGAGGTTGGAGCGTGCTGTTCGGCACCAGCGTCCTGCTGCTCGTGCTGGCCACCGCGCGCCTGCACCCGGTACGGCGCGACCGCTGGCGCGACCTGACCCTGAGCCTGATCGTCGCCTTGCCACTCCTGCTGGGCAATGACCTGCTGGCGGGCGTCCCCGCCCTGCCACTCACCTTGACGCTGGCTCTGATGATCTCCCTGCGCCTCAACACCCAGATGAACCTGGACGCCCGCATCCGCCGCACCCTCCCACTGGAGACCGCATGACCCTGAACGACTGGCTGGACGTCGCGCTGCGCGACCTTGCCCCCGCCGCGCGGGACCGCATGACCGCCGAGTACCACGCGCACGTGCAGGACGCCATGACGGGCGGCCTGACCGAACCCGAAGCCGTCGCCACCCTGGGCGACCCCGCGCAGGTTGGCCGCGCGCTGCGGCGCACCCAGTTGACAGTGCAGGACGAGCGGTGGTTGCGTCACCTGACCTCGCCGGGAACGCGAACACGGCGCGAATCACGACTGGTTCTCTGGGTACTGCCGCTCGCCCTGCCCGTCTGGGCGTACTTGCTGCACCTGATCTTCGCGTTGGATACGCACTGGGCTTGGCTGACGGCGACAGGGATCGTTGGGACAGTCACGCTGACCCTGATCGCCGACCTGCACACGGGCGACACCCTGCACGCAGCTGTCCGCTCGTCTTGGCGTGGCATGACCCTGTTCGCGGGGCTACTGCTCGTGCTGCTGGTCGCCCCGTGGCCCACACCCCTGTCACCTAGCGTGCAGTTGTTCCTGCTGGGCGGGCTGTCACTCCTGGCTCTGGCTTCCTGGCGACTGTCCAGACTGCCGCACAAACTCAAAGGTGGACAGGTATGACCCTGAACGCCTGGCTGAACGTCGCGCTGGGCGACCTCGCGCCCGCCGCGCGGGACCGCATGAACGCCGAGTACCACGCACATGTTCAGGACGCCATGCACAGCGGCCTGACCGAACCCGAAGCCGTCGCCACCCTGGGCGACCCCACGCAGGTCAACCGCGCGCTGCGGCGCACCTACGCCACGGCCAGCGAACTCAGGAACGGGCAGGTTCCGAAGATGTGGTGGTTCATGCTGCTGCTGGTCGCATGGTGCGGACTGGCCGCGCTGTGGTTTGAACAGGATGTCGAAGCCGTTGCAGCGGCCACCGCCCTCGTGCTGGCCTGCCCGGCGTGGATGCTTGCACGAAACGAGCCACAGCCGGTCAGGAACCTCCTGCTGCCCACGGCCGGACAGTGGCTCCTCAACTTCTTCTTCTGGCTGAGCTGGAGCGTGCAGGCGTGGCTGGGTGATCCACCCTCCTTCGGGGCCATCGTGTGGCTGCTGCCGGTCATGTGGCTGATGTGGTTCGGCGAGGTCGGGCGCGTTGTCCGGCGAATGCGCCGCACCCTGAAGCTGGAGGGTCGGGCGTGACGGCGGGCCCGTTGAACCCGGATCTGGTCGCCTATCTGGATGAGGTGACGGCGCCGTTCCCGGAGGATTCGGCGGCGCGCATCCGGGCGGACCTGACCGGGCATGTGCTGGACGCGGCGGCGCCGGGCGGGGCGGGGATGCAGGAGGCGCTGGCGGCACTGGGTCCGGCGGCCGAGGTTCGGGCGGCGCTGGAGGCGCAGTTCTTCACGCGGGCGGACGTGGCGTGGCTGGAGCGGGACGGGCAGGTGCGGCGCCTGCTGACGGATGGCGTGAAGGCTTCCGGGCCGCTGTGGCGGGCAGCCCTGGGAATGCTGGGCGGCGTGGGCCTGTTGACGTGGCTGATCTGCGGCTGGCCGGGAATCCCCGCGCTGATCGGGTCACGGAGCTTCACGTGGGCTGTGCCTGCGCTCCTGCTGCTGGAACTGCTGCTGTTGGAGTCCGTGCGGCGGTTGATCCTGCGGCAGCCCGCACGGTCCGCAGCGGTGTTGCACCGCATGTATGGCACGCTGTTGGCTCCGTTGGGATTCGCGCTGAGTCTGCCAGTGTTCGCGCCGGGCGTGGTGACGGAACCGCTTCTGCTGGCGGCGGCTCTGGGCGCGGCGCTGCTGTGGGCGTACCTGACGCGTCCGCGTGAGGCGCTGGCGCTGGCCGGGAAGGCGTGGCGGGGCGCGCGGTGAGGACGGCATAGTGGGGGCATGACGACGCTGGACGCTGCCTTTCCCCCCGCTGCCCTGACTGTGCTGGACGTGATCCGTGCGCGCCGCACCGTGGATATCGGTCTGCTGAAACCCGACGCGGTGCCGCGTGCGGTTGTGGAGGCCATTCTGGAGGCGGGGACCTGGGCGCCGAATCACGGGCGCACCGAGCCGTGGCGCTTCACGGTGTTCACGGGTGCGGGCCGCGCGAGGCTGGCCGAGGTGTTCGCGCAGGCGTACGCGGCGGGCAGCGCGCCGGACCGGGACAGCGAATCGGCGCTGGAGGCGCAGCGGGCGCGGGCGTGGCGGGCGCCACTGTGGATCAGCCTGGAACTGCACATGCCCGAGAAACCGAAGATGCCCGAGTGGGAGGAGCAGGCGGCGCTGGCCTGCGCCGCGCAGAACATGTGGCTGGCGGCGACGGCGTTCGGGCTGGTCGGGAAGTGGGTGAGTGGCCCGGTGATGGTCAGTCCGGTGGCGGCGCAGGCGCTGGGTGCGCCGAAGCTGATGGGCCTGCTGGTGCTGGGCTACCCGGCGGCCGAGCTGCCGTCCGCGACCCGCGCGCCGCTGGCGGACAAGGTCACCTGGGTGGAGTGACCGTTACAGGTTGTCCCTGAAGAACTGCACGCTGCGGTTCAGCGCCGTGCGGAGGTTCCCGGAGAGGTTGTGGTTGTCGCCGTCGTAGCGGTACGCCTCGACGCCCTGTCCGGCGTTGCGCAGGTCGTCCGCGAGGTTCTTCTGGAACGAGTACGGCACGTCCTTGTCGTTGGTGCCGTGGTGCAGCTGGATGGGCCGACCGTTGAGTTCGCGCAGGTAGGCGTTGGGGCTCAGGAGGCGCAGGTAGCGACGGTTCAGGGCGTCCAGTGTGCGTTTCTCGCCGGGGGGTGGGTTCCAGTCGGTGGCGAGGACGTCGTAACTGGCGATCACGCCCGCCCACAGGGACGCGGCCTTCAGGCGGGGGTCCACGATCATGGCTTTCAGGCTCAGCTGGCCGCCCATGGAGTGGCCCCACAGGCCCAGGCGGTCGGGGTTCACGCGCGGGTCGCGCCGGAGGCTGGCGGCGGCGTTCAGGACGTCCACGGTGTAGCCGGGGTCGTCGTACCCGCCGCGCGCCTCGCCTTCGCTGCTGCCGTGCCCGCGGTAGTCGCTTTTCAGGGTGACGAAGCCCGCGCGGGCAAACGCGTCCTGGTACGCGACGTAGCGTTCAGTGGTGCGGTACTCGGCGGGCGGGATGTACCCGTGGTTGAACACGATGGCAGGCCAGCCTCCCTGCGGGGGCGTGCCGCGCGGAACGGTCAGCAGCGCGTTGATGCGCAGCCCCTCGGACTGGTAGCTGACGACCTGCCGGGTGTAGTTGCTCCCGGCGGCCAGGGTTTGCCGGACGGTCAGGGGGCTGCCGGGGTACTCGCGGGCCTTCAGCGCCTGGATGCTGACTGGGTTGCGGGCCACGGAGGCCTTCAGCGCGGTGTCGCTCAACTCCTGAAGGGGACCGTCCCTGTCTGAGGTGGGCGCCTGCGGTGGCGCGGCGCTGCCGGGCGGGTCCCAGGGCAGGCGCAGTGGGATGGCGTCAGGCTGCGTGACCGCGACGTACCCGGCGCCCGCCAGCAGGGCCAGCAGCGTGAGGTTGATCAGGGCGCGCATCAGGCGTCGGTCGGCCCCACGGTGGGGGTCAGGGGGATCGCGGGTCGGCTCGGCATGCCTGCACCCTAGGGAACAGGGGCGGCCAGAACTGCGGGACAGGTGACGCTGCGCGCTTGAGCGTTCGCCGATCTGAAACTCATTCACGCCGTACCAGCCGTGACTGCCGGAAACTCCGCGTATTTTCATGCGTCACATCCGAGCTGCGCTGGGGAGGGACCTCACTGCCCCCGTTCTCGGTCCACACGCCCGGCATGCACATGTGGAATCTGAGATTGTGCTGAACAAACCTTGCCCCCAGGCGGGGGTACGCGTATCATCTGTCCCGTAACCCCACAAGACCTGATGTCAAATCAGGTACCCACACAACCGCCACGCGTTCCCTAGATGACCGGGGGTTCACGTGTGCCTCCGCTGTATGGGTATTCAAGGAGATCACATGAAGCGATCCATTCCGTTCGCCCTGCTGGCCCTGACCGGCGCGCTCCTGAGCGCCTGCTCCCCGCAGGCCACGCCCGACGGCACCAAACCCACGATCAGCCTGAGCGCCACGCCCGACTCACTCATCGCTCCTGGCACCGTGACGCTCACGGCCACCGCCAGTGACAACGTCGGCGTCGCCCGCGTCGCCTTCTTCCGCGGGAACACCCTGCTGAACGTGGATAGCGCCGCTCCCTACACCTACACCGACACGCTGGCCATCGCCGACAAGGGCACGGTTTCCTACCGCGCCGTGGCAGTCGATGCCGCCGGGAACAGCGCCGAAGCCAGCAAGAGCGTGACCGTCGGAGTCGATACCACCGCCCCGAGCCTGACCCTGGCCGCCAGCGCCGCCACCGTCACGACCGCGCAGACCGTCACGTTCACGGCCACCGCCAGTGACAACGTGGGCGTCACGAAGGTCGAGTTCTACGACAACGGCACCCTGATCAGCACCGACACCACCGCCCCCTATGAGGCCAGTAGCGCCTACACGGCGGCCAGCAACGGTACACACACCATCATGGCCAAGGCCTACGACGCCATGGGGAACGTCAAGGAAACCACCACCACCGTCACGGTGAACATTGACGTCACGGCCCCCACCGTCAGCGTGAGCGCCAGCACGGGCACGGTCATCGCCGCGCAGACCGTCACCTTCACGGCCGCCGCCAGCGACAACGTGGGCGTCACCAAGGTCGAGTTCTACGACAACGGCACCCTGATCGGCACCGACACCGCCGCGCCCTTCGAGGCCAGCAAGGCGTACGCCTTCGCGGACAACGGCACGCACACCATCACCGTCAAGGCCTACGACGCGATGGGCAACATGAAGGACGCCACCACCACCGTCACGGTCGCCATCGCGGACGCCTTCGAACCCAACGACAGCGTCGCCGCCGCCTCGCCCCTCGCCATCGGCGGCACCGCCAACGGCGCAATCACCGCGCAGGGCCGCGACATGGACTACTTCAAGTTCACGGCCGCCGCCGGCGACATGCTGAAACTGACCGTCAAGAGCGTCAGCGTGGACGCCAGCAGCACCCTCGACCCCTACGTCATGATCCTGATGCCCGACGGCCGGACCGTGCTGGAGAAGGACGACGATAGCGGCGCCGGGCTGGAATCCGAGATCCTCTTCAACGCCCCCGAAGCCGGGACGTACACCGTCGTCGTGACCAGCTTCGACATTCACGACAACCCCACCGCCACCGACGACAAGACCACCAACACCTACCAGATCGCCCTGACCCGCCGCTGAACCCCCAAGGAGTACACCAGTGAAGAACACCCTGAAAACCGCGTCCCTGCTCAGCCTGGCCCTCGTGCTGGGCGCCTGCGGGACCAGCACCGCACCCAAGATCGCCCCGACGGGTCAGTCCGCGAAGACCCTGAAAGTCCAGACGCACGTCACGGACCGCTGGTTCGTGGAACTCAGCGGTGACCCCACCGCGCTGAGCAGCCAGAGCGTCGGCGCGCAGCAGGCCGCGTTCCGCACGCAGGCCGCGCAGCTGGGCATCAAGTACCAGGAAGTCATGAGCTACCACACGCTGTTCAACGGCTTCTCCGTGAAGGCCAGCAGCGCCGAGATCAACCGCATCAGCCGCATGCCCGGCGTGCTGGGCGTGTACCCCGTCAAGGAGATCGCCGCGCCCGTCGTGGAGCGCAACCTCGCCGACGCCCTGACGCCCGACATGTACTCCGCGCTGAACATGACCGGCGCCAGCGTCGCGCAGAACGAACTGGGCCTGACCGGCAAGGGCATCAAGGTCGGCGTGATCGACACCGGTATCGACCTGGAGCACCCCGCGTTCGCGGGCCGCGTCGTCGCGCAGTACGACTTCGTGGGTGACGACTTCAACTGGGACAAGCCCGCCGTGCCGGATGAGAACGCCGACGACTGCGGCGGCCACGGCTCGCACGTCGCGGGCATCGTGGGCGGCAACGACCCCAGCAAGGGCTTCAAGGGCGTCGCCCCTGACGTCAGCTTCGGCGCGTACCGCGTGTTCGGCTGTGAGGGCAGCACCACCGAGGACATCATGATCGCCGCCATGGAACGCGCCTACGCCGACGGCATGCAGGTCGTGAACCTCAGCATCGGCTCGGCCTTCGAGAACTGGGAAGCGACCCCCTCCGCCAAGGTCGGCAGCCGCATGGTCAAGAAGGGCATGGTCGTCGTGGCCTCCGCCGGGAACAGCGGCGCCAGCGGCCAGTACTCCATGGGCGGCGTCACCATGGGCGACAACGTGATCTCGGTCGCGTCGGTCAGCAACACCGAGATCGAAGTGAACAAGTTCACGCTGTCCTCCGGCGAGACGATTCCCTTCATGGCGGGCGACCCGGCCCCCACCGGCGTGGCAGGCGTCACGCTGCCCATCACCAAACTGGCGACCAGCACCACCACCACCGCCAATGACGGCTGCCTCGTGAGCGGCGCCAACCCCTACGCGGCGGGCAGCCTGACCGGCAAGGCGGTCCTGATCCGCCGCGGCACCTGCACCTTCTACGAGAAGGCCAAGAATGCCCAGGACGCCGGTGCCAGCGCCGTCATCCTCTACAACCGTGACTCCGGTTACCTCGCGCCGTCCCTGACCGGGGCCAGTGAGATCACCATTCCCGTCAGCTTCGTGAACGACGCCAGCGGCGCCCTGATCGACGGGAAGATCGCGGGCGGCGTGTCCATGACCTTCGCGGACGGCAAGATCAGCATCCCCAGCCCCACCGCGAACACCCTGGATTCGTACTCCTCGTACGGCATGAGCGCCGAACTGGAGCAGAAGCCCGACGTGTCCGCGCCCGGCGGGAACATCCGCA
This region of Deinococcus sp. JMULE3 genomic DNA includes:
- a CDS encoding S8 family serine peptidase; this translates as MKNTLKTASLLSLALVLGACGTSTAPKIAPTGQSAKTLKVQTHVTDRWFVELSGDPTALSSQSVGAQQAAFRTQAAQLGIKYQEVMSYHTLFNGFSVKASSAEINRISRMPGVLGVYPVKEIAAPVVERNLADALTPDMYSALNMTGASVAQNELGLTGKGIKVGVIDTGIDLEHPAFAGRVVAQYDFVGDDFNWDKPAVPDENADDCGGHGSHVAGIVGGNDPSKGFKGVAPDVSFGAYRVFGCEGSTTEDIMIAAMERAYADGMQVVNLSIGSAFENWEATPSAKVGSRMVKKGMVVVASAGNSGASGQYSMGGVTMGDNVISVASVSNTEIEVNKFTLSSGETIPFMAGDPAPTGVAGVTLPITKLATSTTTTANDGCLVSGANPYAAGSLTGKAVLIRRGTCTFYEKAKNAQDAGASAVILYNRDSGYLAPSLTGASEITIPVSFVNDASGALIDGKIAGGVSMTFADGKISIPSPTANTLDSYSSYGMSAELEQKPDVSAPGGNIRSAYPLTVEASGYATLSGTSMASPHVAGAAALMLQAFPNTKAKDMRGLLMNSATLRWYRAPSGTLFTGYPDYVQRQGAGMVDIVGSYNSTVRATPNKLSLGESASFATRSKVVVLKNTYARTEIFTAYHYPALTIGGTTLAPSALTSYATMTINGQDADKTDIEVTVPANGSAELNVVITPPAGAPDKAQYGGYIVLESKSGQNMVIPYGGFKGDYQSIQVLGNLIVGGQSQDFPALIDDAADDYYTEGQEVATPIDYTFQDVALDPTKPDQLTMDAPYILAQISHQARKLTLELLDGNGMVIETLGKQEYLGRNCTNNLAQASDRCDAYNTYSWDGKLSNGQDAPNGTYQLRIKVLKALGDESVESDTEVYTTQKFTVARPQ
- a CDS encoding TatD family hydrolase, with the translated sequence MIDSHTHLDYIDDPAGTRGELGLSAMVCIGASPEHARNAVALAEQFGDVYATVGLHPTDTDEDSPEARAQIEALLTHPRVVGIGESGLDDYWDDTKRAAQVSAFEWQLDLARRSGKVLVIHTRDKAGQDSAHRGVMDVLRAWPDVPVILHCFSGHAELLRFGLERGEHTYFGFAGNTTYKNAQEIQAAARDLPLTRMLLETDAPFLAPVPKRGKPNRPGYVRHTLEFIAALRGLSPEELEAATDANTRRAYGLPEA
- a CDS encoding PadR family transcriptional regulator encodes the protein MNAREQLRLLILAVLDRQPEHGYAIAQAINTRSEGLLRAREGTLYPALHALEAEGLIESSEHEVAGRTRREYRLTEKGRAALTRTRRDWQAQVGAVQAVLGGGS
- a CDS encoding nitroreductase — encoded protein: MTTLDAAFPPAALTVLDVIRARRTVDIGLLKPDAVPRAVVEAILEAGTWAPNHGRTEPWRFTVFTGAGRARLAEVFAQAYAAGSAPDRDSESALEAQRARAWRAPLWISLELHMPEKPKMPEWEEQAALACAAQNMWLAATAFGLVGKWVSGPVMVSPVAAQALGAPKLMGLLVLGYPAAELPSATRAPLADKVTWVE
- a CDS encoding Ig-like domain-containing protein; the encoded protein is MKRSIPFALLALTGALLSACSPQATPDGTKPTISLSATPDSLIAPGTVTLTATASDNVGVARVAFFRGNTLLNVDSAAPYTYTDTLAIADKGTVSYRAVAVDAAGNSAEASKSVTVGVDTTAPSLTLAASAATVTTAQTVTFTATASDNVGVTKVEFYDNGTLISTDTTAPYEASSAYTAASNGTHTIMAKAYDAMGNVKETTTTVTVNIDVTAPTVSVSASTGTVIAAQTVTFTAAASDNVGVTKVEFYDNGTLIGTDTAAPFEASKAYAFADNGTHTITVKAYDAMGNMKDATTTVTVAIADAFEPNDSVAAASPLAIGGTANGAITAQGRDMDYFKFTAAAGDMLKLTVKSVSVDASSTLDPYVMILMPDGRTVLEKDDDSGAGLESEILFNAPEAGTYTVVVTSFDIHDNPTATDDKTTNTYQIALTRR
- a CDS encoding S9 family peptidase codes for the protein MRALINLTLLALLAGAGYVAVTQPDAIPLRLPWDPPGSAAPPQAPTSDRDGPLQELSDTALKASVARNPVSIQALKAREYPGSPLTVRQTLAAGSNYTRQVVSYQSEGLRINALLTVPRGTPPQGGWPAIVFNHGYIPPAEYRTTERYVAYQDAFARAGFVTLKSDYRGHGSSEGEARGGYDDPGYTVDVLNAAASLRRDPRVNPDRLGLWGHSMGGQLSLKAMIVDPRLKAASLWAGVIASYDVLATDWNPPPGEKRTLDALNRRYLRLLSPNAYLRELNGRPIQLHHGTNDKDVPYSFQKNLADDLRNAGQGVEAYRYDGDNHNLSGNLRTALNRSVQFFRDNL